The region AGACTTGTCagaatttattataaaaatgaaatctAGTAAATTTAATGCATGCAAGAAACAAAAACTTGGTCATTTAATAAACCACATCATATATCTTTTCCCAGAAGGCAGCAGGTTAAACTGTGTGGCTGGGATGGTATGAGTCCCTGAAGATGCCACATGCTTTGCACACAAGTAGGATTATTTTAAAGTGCTAAAatgtttcagttcagactagATTTAATACAAAAACTGACTTATCAGCTTTAAGTATGTGCTATTAGCAGAAGAGGCAAGACATGCTAGGTCATAGGGTGATGACCTGAagttttgtaaagttgcttggaGAATGTTAAAAAGTACACTGAATATAGCAAACTACAGCTTTTACACTGCAACTGAGCCATGTtggtatattaaataaaaaaaataaaaaaaataaaaaaataaaaataaaaataaaaaacccttGCAGCTtagcattacattttaaaagcatcacagaatgattaaaataaatttctTGAAGAGGGCAGCagtcacaaaaaataaataaagttaaaccATGCAAGTGTATATCTACATAGCAGTCTTGGTGAAAGTGAAAAGCAGTTaagagttaaggaccttgccCTAGATGCCAACATTGGCAGGCCTTGAACAAAGAACCTTTTAGTACTTCAACCAATGTTACCACCGAATAATAAAAAAGGTAATAAAATTAGAGCTAGCATCCAGATCACAAAAACCCTGACTAGCACACTCAAGAAAGTTGCTGCCAGCAGTGAAGTCTCATTTAAAGTTAACAGGTTAGTCAATGCTTTGGAACAACCTTGTTCAGTCCATTAGACTGGCTTTGTCACATCACAATTGCAAGCCAACATTACTCAGTGCCATGGGAGTCAACCCCACTTAAAACCTTTTTTTGTGTGAAGGCCATCACAAGAGTTGGGCATTAGTTGCCACATTAGACACAATAAGGAGTTTTGCTACTTAGTTTAACCGAACATGTTTAGAGTTTAGCTAATTGAAACAATTGGAAGTCACCCAGGTACCAAGATAAACTCACAGAAACATGTTAGAGTTACTAGAGTTTTATTCAAGCCAAGTAATCAAACTAGTAATTCTCAACCACAATCGGCCCCAATCTCACTCTTCTTTCTATCTGCAGGCCTGCAAACACAAGAGTAACATGAAGATGGATTAGTCAGGATGTTTAATTTAACAAGTAAGAACAGTTAAGAGTCTAGAATTACTGAATTGAACATCCACCTTGGTCTGAAAGGTCTCTCCTTTTTCTAGCACTGCAATTGCCATCACAACAGCTGCACACTCGGCTATCACCATAAGCAGCAACCCACCTACCAAGAACAACATGTTAATATTTTCACTCCAGTACCACAAAGTAGTTTAAAGGCCAACACATACCCATTGCCAGTGAAGGAACAAGCCTTGGTGTCAGCTGAAGGACTGAACGATGCTGCAGTTGCTTTCAACAAGCATGTAAAGTAGATCTACAGAGAGAAACCAGTTTAGAAACCAATTCTTTGAGTCAGTACACAAACTCATGAAGCCACTACATACCAAGCTGCCGTTTGTTTGCTGGAACCGGAATGCCTCAAGCTGAAATCCCAGTTTTTCTCCAACAGATTGGAAAATAAAGTGAGACTTGCCTCCAGTAAGCTTGGCATCAACAAAACACCTAAAATGATGTATAGGTTAGAGTTTGCTTAGTCAACATTTAAAGGCTTACAAGAACAAAAGCTTACCCATGGTTGTCAATGAAGAAATATCTGGGCACAGCATTTACATCAGGAACTATAGTGGCCACACAGCCGTCCACATACACACGAAGAGGAACATGGTTGAACTGCACCACAGACGCTTCCATGTTAATAAACTCACCCAGGAAGTACTGGTTGGAGGCCCTTTCAGACACCCAGTCATCTATAAAGAGTGCTCATTAGCTCACCACATACATAAAGGTACTTTATTGGTGTTTATTAAGATATACAAACCCATCATGAGCCTCAAGGAGAAGACAAGCTGTTCCTCAGCAACATGGGCAGAAGCATGTGGAATCCAGAGTGGGATCAGAGGATTACTGCTCACATTGTGGAACCTACAAAACACTCGATAGAGTCACTAACTGAACAGCAGGCAAAGTACCAAATTACTGTTCCACCCACTTTAATTATACCTTGGGTAGTGACATTCAATCAAAACTGTGGAACCTGCACCAGCTAGAGTTCTAACAATTGGAGAACCACTCAGCGTGCTACCATAGATGAGAGTAAAGACGTAAACCAGCTCATCCTCGGTCACCTAAggggaagaagaaaaaaaaagaaaaaaaaaaaaaaaaaagtgagcaCAAGATAAAAAGCAAATCTGCTGCTCTAATGTCAAGTTACTTACAATCACGTTGCTGCCACAGCCCTGCAGTTCCGATTGAAAGATGAGAATTTGAAGAGCAGGATCCTCCCCAACAGCACCACAACCTCCCAGTGAGAGAGCAGCCACATCAACAGGTTCACCAGTTCCAAACAGGTCTTTCTTCACTTCCACATAAACCACCTTCTCAGTACACAATGCAGCTACACTTTGTGGAGCAGCAGGAATAGGTCTATCAAACTGCACCGGTGCTGGTCTTGTAATTGTTGGCATTACTGGAAAACGCCAATTCATTGGCTTCACTGGTCCCTGAAATACTTGGCTGGATCGGACATTCAGAGAACCCTGCACAGGGGCCATCAATGGCAATCTAGCTGGGGCTTGTACAGAGCTTCCAGTTTGGGTCACCTGAGTAGGCATGCCAGCAGAGTTTACTTGCATAGGCTGGTTAGGGTGAGACACTCCAGGTTGAGACACTCCAGGTTGAAACAAGGATTGTAGTCCTGACCACTGCATCTGAGATGATCCAGCACCAAGAAGCAAGGCAACAAGCAAAAACTGATTCAGACCCATAGTTGCTGATCCTGAAGATCCCAAGCATACTCTTCTTCTGTAAGGGTCCAACTTTTATACCATGTTTGAGGCAGGTAGTcccaccccttctaattatctTAATATCTTTCTGAACCTGTTGAATTACCTGTGAAGCCTAACAGGTGGCAGCAATTAGTAATTAGTCTACATGGCACTTAATTGGTTTGTCACATGACCTGCTGATCAGATGGGTGGAGCAGTGAGTATAGGCGACACCGCATGTTTGACAGTTCCAACACACAACTCATCTGTCAAAGTGTTTATACATTTTGACCCCTTCTCATATATATATTCTCATATATTTATGTAAAGTGGGCCAGTGCGCCTCAACACTAGCAATGTCAGCTCTGGAGGCCACACTATCGCAATAgtttatagtaataatagacTGTAAAGAACGGAAATGCAAACACACTGCTGTGTGCTGCAGGTTGAGAGCCAACAgtctaattatttaatataatgaattataaAGCATTCTCTTTCTCAGTAAACAGACGGACACTAAAGGTACAAGAGTACTTCCAATGATGAAAAGGTTTATTGTGGTGCCTAtctctaaaaaaaaataactagaaacgtttcttttttttaaagtttggcTCGACTTGATTTTTTgcctttttgttatttttttaattccacTGACCTGCAGCACAACAGCA is a window of Trichomycterus rosablanca isolate fTriRos1 chromosome 22, fTriRos1.hap1, whole genome shotgun sequence DNA encoding:
- the LOC134300290 gene encoding zona pellucida sperm-binding protein 3-like; this encodes MAPVQGSLNVRSSQVFQGPVKPMNWRFPVMPTITRPAPVQFDRPIPAAPQSVAALCTEKVVYVEVKKDLFGTGEPVDVAALSLGGCGAVGEDPALQILIFQSELQGCGSNVIVTEDELVYVFTLIYGSTLSGSPIVRTLAGAGSTVLIECHYPRFHNVSSNPLIPLWIPHASAHVAEEQLVFSLRLMMDDWVSERASNQYFLGEFINMEASVVQFNHVPLRVYVDGCVATIVPDVNAVPRYFFIDNHGCFVDAKLTGGKSHFIFQSVGEKLGFQLEAFRFQQTNGSLIYFTCLLKATAASFSPSADTKACSFTGNGWVAAYGDSRVCSCCDGNCSARKRRDLSDQGLQIERRVRLGPIVVENY